One Haloplanus sp. HW8-1 DNA segment encodes these proteins:
- a CDS encoding DUF6036 family nucleotidyltransferase: MRPTFGREYIENEFQRIADGLSAPLTVYLIGGGAMSLRDLKGATKDIDLVVPDGDAYGQLWAVLMDLGYAEVQSLDPDYRALGATSCVENDDGCRLDIFNQQVANKLVLTDGMQERSEPFLDTDRLTVRLVSNEDIFLFKAIAGRDDDIEDMNMLVQAGLDYDVVRDELEAQIERLGDDQFATFANEALVELEERYGVTTPIEDRVQELMNRYYRGLEVLQALDDPMTVDELAAKLELDDEEVHDRIAYLSTFDRVRRDGDTVRPVE, translated from the coding sequence ATGAGACCAACATTCGGACGCGAGTACATCGAGAACGAATTCCAGCGAATCGCGGATGGCCTCTCAGCCCCGCTCACGGTCTACCTGATCGGTGGTGGCGCGATGTCGCTGCGCGACCTCAAGGGGGCGACGAAAGATATCGACCTGGTCGTCCCGGATGGCGACGCGTACGGCCAGCTGTGGGCCGTCCTGATGGACCTCGGGTATGCGGAGGTTCAATCGCTGGATCCAGATTACCGGGCGCTGGGGGCGACGAGCTGCGTCGAGAACGACGATGGGTGTCGCCTCGACATCTTCAACCAGCAGGTCGCGAACAAGCTCGTGCTCACCGACGGGATGCAAGAGCGCAGCGAGCCGTTCCTCGACACGGATCGACTGACGGTCCGGCTGGTCAGCAACGAGGATATCTTCCTGTTCAAGGCGATCGCAGGCCGCGACGACGACATCGAGGACATGAATATGCTCGTGCAGGCCGGCCTCGATTACGACGTCGTCCGGGATGAACTCGAAGCCCAGATCGAACGCCTGGGGGACGATCAGTTCGCCACGTTCGCGAACGAGGCCCTGGTCGAACTCGAGGAGCGGTACGGGGTGACCACACCGATTGAGGACCGCGTTCAGGAACTCATGAACAGGTACTACCGGGGGCTCGAAGTCCTCCAGGCACTCGATGACCCGATGACCGTCGACGAACTGGCCGCCAAACTGGAGCTGGATGACGAGGAGGTTCACGACCGGATCGCGTATCTCTCAACGTTCGACCGGGTCCGTCGGGATGGCGACACAGTCCGTCCCGTGGAGTAG
- a CDS encoding amino acid permease, which yields MSEEELAKDLGPLAALTIGVGTMIGAGIFVLPGEAILKAGSLASVAFVLGGVIAMFTALSASELGTAMPRSGGAYYYVNHALGPMFGSIAGWANWLGLAFASAFYMVGFGRYIARIFGLSGSVGVGPVSITVVKIIALVGGAFFVLINYVGAKETGRLQNIIVVLLIGILTVFTVLGTLRAEPSNLPAATDVVTTLETTGLIFVSYLGFVQITSVAEEIKDPGKNLPRAVIGSVVIVTVIYALVLVIMSAAVPPGFIADIISSNAENPIAVVEVGDYIQGAAMGGALLFGGLLATASSANASILASSRINFAMGRDRIVTPALNEIHEKFGTPYRAIGITGALILLFIVIGDLTLLSGAASGLHLIIYGLLNLALIVMRYVGPEEYTPDFVVPLYPLLPILGVVLSFALLVFVASDALILSFGIAVAAILWYFFYARTRTEKQGILSKHIISRSREMPDAAVNAATSVQPDGGQFRVMVPLANPAHEQELITLASAIAKQRGGTVVATHIVTVPDQTALAAAADRSDDIDESSQHLLDNAREDAETFGVDVETHTILSHKSYEAIFDAARTHTADLVVMGWGPDSHGSPGRAESAIDELTEAVPCDFLILRDRGFDPSRILLPTAGGPDSELSATIAKYLQSEFDAKVTLLNVAEDREAGQQFLEEWAVDNGLEDAELLVKSGDIETAIQNAADDATLLLLGATEEGLLRRLVSGSLVLNVIDNVECSVLLAEKHRDRGLLQRLF from the coding sequence ATGAGCGAAGAAGAACTCGCCAAGGACCTGGGGCCGCTCGCGGCTCTGACCATCGGCGTTGGGACGATGATTGGTGCGGGTATCTTCGTTCTGCCGGGTGAGGCCATCCTCAAGGCCGGGTCGCTAGCGTCTGTGGCATTCGTTCTGGGTGGTGTCATCGCTATGTTCACGGCGCTGTCAGCTAGCGAACTCGGGACCGCGATGCCTCGCTCGGGGGGAGCCTACTACTACGTCAATCACGCGCTGGGACCGATGTTCGGGTCGATCGCTGGCTGGGCCAACTGGCTCGGGCTGGCCTTCGCTAGTGCGTTCTATATGGTCGGCTTCGGCCGGTACATCGCCCGCATCTTCGGTCTCTCCGGTAGCGTCGGTGTCGGCCCGGTATCAATCACCGTCGTGAAGATAATCGCGCTCGTCGGGGGTGCCTTTTTTGTCCTCATCAACTACGTCGGTGCGAAGGAGACGGGGCGGCTCCAGAACATCATCGTCGTTCTGCTGATTGGTATCCTCACTGTGTTCACAGTATTAGGAACACTGCGGGCCGAACCGTCGAATCTCCCCGCCGCGACAGACGTGGTCACCACTTTAGAGACGACGGGCCTCATCTTCGTCTCCTATCTCGGCTTCGTCCAGATCACGAGCGTCGCCGAGGAAATCAAAGACCCAGGAAAGAATCTCCCACGGGCAGTCATCGGCAGCGTCGTCATCGTGACGGTCATCTACGCGCTTGTCTTGGTGATCATGAGTGCGGCCGTTCCCCCAGGATTCATTGCGGATATCATCAGCTCAAATGCCGAGAACCCTATTGCCGTCGTCGAAGTTGGGGACTACATTCAAGGGGCTGCAATGGGCGGTGCTCTGCTATTCGGTGGCCTTCTTGCGACGGCATCCAGTGCGAATGCCTCCATCCTTGCTTCCTCGCGGATCAACTTCGCAATGGGCCGTGACCGCATCGTCACGCCGGCACTCAACGAAATCCACGAAAAGTTCGGTACCCCGTACCGAGCTATCGGCATTACCGGCGCACTTATCCTCCTGTTCATCGTCATCGGCGACCTGACGCTATTGTCCGGAGCCGCATCGGGTTTGCACCTCATCATCTACGGCCTGCTGAATTTGGCGCTCATCGTGATGCGCTACGTCGGTCCCGAGGAGTACACGCCGGATTTCGTCGTTCCGTTGTATCCGCTATTGCCGATCTTAGGCGTCGTGCTTTCCTTTGCGCTACTGGTCTTCGTCGCCAGTGACGCACTGATCCTGTCGTTCGGCATCGCAGTAGCGGCGATACTGTGGTATTTCTTCTATGCTCGAACTCGAACGGAAAAACAGGGAATCCTCTCGAAGCACATCATTTCACGCTCGCGAGAAATGCCGGACGCGGCCGTTAATGCCGCAACGAGTGTCCAACCAGACGGCGGGCAGTTCCGCGTGATGGTGCCATTGGCCAACCCCGCTCACGAGCAGGAACTTATCACGCTCGCCAGTGCTATCGCCAAACAGCGAGGTGGCACCGTTGTCGCCACCCATATCGTGACGGTCCCTGACCAGACGGCACTGGCAGCTGCCGCCGACCGCTCCGATGATATCGACGAAAGTTCACAGCACCTGCTTGACAACGCCCGCGAGGACGCCGAGACCTTCGGGGTCGATGTCGAGACACACACCATCCTGTCACACAAATCCTACGAGGCCATCTTTGATGCTGCCCGAACCCACACCGCAGACCTCGTGGTTATGGGTTGGGGGCCTGACTCGCATGGCTCGCCCGGGCGAGCGGAGTCGGCAATCGACGAACTCACCGAGGCAGTCCCCTGTGACTTCCTGATTCTCCGCGATCGTGGGTTCGATCCCTCGCGCATTCTTCTCCCGACAGCCGGAGGCCCGGACTCCGAGCTATCGGCCACCATCGCGAAATACCTCCAATCAGAGTTCGACGCCAAAGTGACCTTGCTCAACGTCGCGGAGGACCGCGAAGCAGGCCAGCAGTTCCTCGAAGAGTGGGCAGTGGACAACGGTTTGGAGGATGCCGAACTGCTGGTCAAATCCGGAGACATAGAGACGGCTATCCAGAACGCCGCGGACGATGCGACGCTTCTGCTCCTCGGTGCGACGGAAGAAGGGCTCCTCCGTCGACTCGTCTCCGGATCGCTCGTGTTGAACGTTATCGACAATGTGGAGTGTTCGGTTCTGCTCGCAGAGAAACACCGCGATCGTGGTCTACTCCAACGGCTGTTCTGA
- a CDS encoding universal stress protein — protein MNSETDDEDILAHVLLPVAHEADALATATALEPYGPTHVTALHVVEKGDGVPDKTPVEQSEDLAAESYAAVQSVFPDADEHTAYGRDVAAEIFNAADEVDASAIAYRSRGGNRLMQFLSGDISVKLVTKADRPVIALPREDES, from the coding sequence ATGAACAGTGAGACCGACGACGAAGACATCCTTGCTCATGTACTTCTTCCCGTCGCTCACGAAGCCGACGCGTTGGCGACGGCGACCGCGCTTGAACCCTACGGACCAACCCACGTGACCGCCCTTCACGTCGTAGAGAAGGGCGACGGCGTGCCGGACAAAACGCCGGTCGAGCAGTCTGAGGACCTTGCCGCAGAATCGTACGCTGCCGTTCAATCAGTATTCCCCGATGCCGACGAACACACCGCCTATGGACGGGACGTGGCTGCTGAGATTTTCAACGCCGCTGACGAGGTCGACGCCAGCGCCATCGCCTACCGTTCTCGTGGTGGGAATCGACTTATGCAGTTTCTCTCCGGCGACATTTCGGTGAAACTGGTGACCAAGGCGGACCGCCCCGTCATCGCCCTCCCCCGTGAGGACGAATCATGA
- a CDS encoding RNA-guided endonuclease InsQ/TnpB family protein, translating into MEVHRTVPVKLDVTEEQADLLHETIDEFRWAANYVVDAAWDGEWAETRKSVLHDLTYDELREQTRLHSNHVQSARDRAVDALESVLAKWSKGEYASLPTFTSPFVEYNQRNATFHDDHASLSTVDGRVIVEYVIPEVTGETPFSEYLRSNKWETTGATLHYRRGDFYLHVRTKADVDDPVPAENGTVLGVDLGVENIAVTSTGVFWSADELNHWRQEYVQRRKSLQECGSRWAHENVQAVGRKETGRFKQYLHRVANELVDEAAENGCTVIAFENLTDIRDRMPDARKFHEWAFRRLYDYVSYKAEVRGIQVEQVNPKNTSRRCSSCGFTHEDNRPAQDAFCCQSCEYENHADYNAAKNIGYRLLRNQTGGEGGAPVGVRLNTGMLNANGVKPLPDSARAGVHGEHHGP; encoded by the coding sequence ATGGAGGTCCACCGCACTGTTCCGGTCAAACTCGATGTGACCGAAGAGCAGGCGGACCTGCTTCACGAGACCATCGACGAGTTTCGGTGGGCCGCCAACTATGTCGTAGATGCCGCGTGGGACGGTGAATGGGCCGAAACCCGAAAGTCCGTCCTGCACGACCTGACCTACGACGAACTACGCGAGCAGACACGGCTTCACAGCAACCACGTTCAGTCGGCTCGCGACCGTGCCGTTGACGCACTTGAAAGTGTGCTCGCGAAGTGGTCGAAAGGTGAGTACGCTTCATTGCCCACGTTCACCTCGCCCTTCGTGGAATATAACCAGCGAAACGCCACATTCCACGACGACCACGCCTCGTTATCTACCGTCGATGGACGCGTTATTGTCGAGTACGTCATTCCCGAGGTAACCGGTGAAACGCCCTTCTCCGAATATCTGCGGAGCAACAAGTGGGAGACTACTGGTGCGACACTCCATTATCGCCGTGGCGATTTCTACCTCCACGTCCGAACAAAGGCGGATGTGGACGACCCCGTTCCAGCCGAGAACGGAACGGTTCTCGGTGTGGACCTCGGGGTCGAGAACATCGCCGTTACTTCGACTGGCGTGTTCTGGTCTGCCGACGAACTCAACCACTGGCGACAGGAGTACGTTCAGCGCCGCAAATCGCTCCAAGAGTGTGGGTCGCGGTGGGCTCATGAGAACGTCCAAGCGGTCGGACGCAAGGAGACGGGACGCTTCAAGCAGTATCTTCACCGTGTCGCGAACGAACTCGTAGACGAGGCAGCTGAAAATGGCTGCACGGTGATCGCCTTCGAGAACTTGACGGATATCCGCGATCGGATGCCAGATGCCCGTAAGTTCCACGAGTGGGCGTTCCGTCGCCTGTACGACTACGTCTCGTACAAGGCCGAGGTACGCGGGATCCAGGTTGAGCAAGTGAACCCGAAGAACACGTCGAGACGGTGTTCATCTTGTGGGTTCACACACGAGGACAACCGCCCCGCACAGGACGCGTTCTGCTGTCAGTCCTGCGAGTACGAGAACCACGCGGACTACAACGCAGCCAAAAACATCGGCTATCGACTCCTTCGCAACCAAACTGGCGGCGAAGGAGGTGCACCCGTAGGCGTGCGCTTGAACACCGGGATGCTGAACGCGAACGGGGTCAAGCCCCTGCCGGATTCGGCTAGAGCGGGAGTCCACGGTGAACACCACGGTCCTTAG
- a CDS encoding helix-turn-helix transcriptional regulator, with product MLRRIELEVLATVDRGDTISELATKLDHSESYLSRAVADLVEKGLVYTERDGRRKRVIPSDARAVELYQDLVRQHSHIDFPELLTGKTLEVLYYLDQPRTVSEIADRSDNYRNTVNRVLKRFRDRGLVGTADGRYDFNADFDRLHEFARELAHHLHRQRLESVAPKGTILWEDYDEFLAQAETEIEAEAFHETGLARFAAFDLQFLLTGHRYYFYSEELDAVSPAELCCHTLLIDDGSRHRSYCLLLLSRVDVDEADLREQAAKYGLEDEIDALLRYLETHGEVDDEQLPEWDEFQELAADYEVPLPQ from the coding sequence GTGCTCCGGCGCATCGAACTCGAGGTCCTAGCCACGGTCGACCGTGGCGACACGATCTCCGAACTCGCGACGAAGCTCGACCACAGCGAGAGTTACCTCTCTCGTGCCGTCGCTGACCTCGTCGAGAAGGGACTCGTCTACACGGAACGCGACGGCCGCCGAAAACGAGTCATCCCGTCAGACGCTCGTGCCGTCGAGCTCTACCAGGACCTCGTCCGCCAGCACTCCCACATCGACTTCCCCGAGCTGCTGACCGGGAAGACACTCGAGGTGCTGTACTACCTCGACCAGCCGCGAACGGTCTCCGAGATTGCGGACCGGAGCGACAACTACCGCAACACGGTCAACCGGGTCCTCAAGCGGTTTCGCGACCGGGGTCTCGTCGGAACAGCCGACGGCCGCTATGACTTCAACGCCGACTTCGACCGCCTCCACGAGTTCGCCCGTGAACTCGCACACCATCTACATCGTCAACGCCTCGAATCCGTCGCCCCGAAGGGCACGATTCTCTGGGAGGACTACGACGAATTCCTCGCCCAGGCTGAGACGGAGATCGAGGCAGAGGCGTTCCACGAAACCGGCCTCGCTCGATTCGCCGCCTTCGACCTCCAGTTCCTGCTCACCGGCCACCGCTACTACTTCTATTCTGAAGAACTCGATGCCGTCTCGCCGGCGGAACTTTGCTGTCACACGCTACTGATCGACGACGGCAGCCGTCACCGCTCGTACTGTCTCCTCCTACTCAGCCGCGTCGACGTTGACGAGGCGGACCTCCGAGAGCAGGCGGCGAAGTATGGCCTCGAAGACGAAATCGACGCCTTGCTCCGCTACCTCGAGACGCACGGCGAGGTCGATGACGAGCAACTCCCGGAGTGGGACGAGTTCCAGGAGCTGGCGGCTGACTACGAGGTGCCACTACCACAGTAA
- the trkA gene encoding Trk system potassium transporter TrkA, which translates to MKILIVGAGEVGSNIATSLSDNHDVVVVDTDPEMVEQLTYSIDVLAIEGDGSSLDILQQAGLEDADMLIASTDDDETNLVTCGTAKTVSDAFTIARVRNKSFFQTWKQSEGAFGVDFMVSTNLLTADNIARVIGLPAAVDVATFAGGLVQMAEFELTQENELVGQTVADADRFESLTFAALARDGDVIIPDGETSIELGDRIIIIGEPTSIQAFSRTVAPPNIPDESDDIVIVGGSDIGYNTARRLEEQDIESRLIEQDGDRARELAETLQQTLILNHDATDSEFLLRENIDQVGTLIAATDSDEKNLLVSLVANNIGVQRTIAIVEDGEYASLFEAVGIDVAVNPREVTAEEIIRFTQERQIENLSLIENRQAEIIELEIDEDSILTNRPIEESITDLPSAVVIGAVTRDREFIVPRGDTVIKAGDHIVLFVSTDIASDVMSYI; encoded by the coding sequence ATGAAGATTCTAATAGTCGGTGCTGGTGAGGTCGGATCGAATATCGCCACGAGCCTTTCTGACAACCATGATGTCGTGGTTGTTGACACCGACCCTGAGATGGTTGAACAACTCACCTATTCAATAGATGTGCTGGCGATCGAGGGAGATGGGAGTTCTCTGGATATACTACAGCAAGCCGGTCTAGAAGATGCAGATATGCTTATCGCAAGTACAGACGATGATGAAACGAACTTAGTCACGTGTGGAACAGCGAAAACTGTGAGTGACGCCTTTACAATCGCTAGAGTCCGTAACAAGTCCTTTTTTCAAACGTGGAAGCAGTCCGAGGGTGCTTTCGGTGTCGACTTTATGGTCTCGACGAATCTCCTGACAGCGGACAATATCGCCCGTGTCATTGGCCTGCCGGCCGCAGTTGATGTTGCGACATTTGCCGGTGGCCTTGTCCAGATGGCTGAGTTTGAACTCACACAAGAAAACGAGCTTGTCGGCCAAACTGTTGCAGATGCGGACCGATTCGAGTCGCTGACGTTTGCTGCGCTCGCCCGAGATGGTGACGTTATTATTCCGGATGGAGAGACCTCTATTGAACTTGGAGATAGGATCATCATCATCGGTGAGCCAACAAGCATACAGGCGTTTTCGAGAACAGTTGCACCTCCGAATATTCCAGATGAGAGCGACGATATTGTCATCGTTGGAGGTAGTGATATCGGGTATAATACAGCCAGACGACTCGAAGAACAAGATATCGAGTCCCGTCTGATTGAGCAAGATGGTGACCGAGCCCGAGAACTGGCCGAGACACTACAACAAACCTTGATCCTGAACCACGACGCAACGGATTCAGAGTTTCTTCTACGCGAAAATATTGACCAGGTAGGGACTCTTATTGCAGCAACAGACAGTGACGAGAAGAATCTCCTCGTTTCTTTGGTAGCCAATAATATTGGCGTACAGAGGACAATAGCAATCGTTGAAGACGGGGAATACGCATCATTATTTGAGGCGGTGGGGATTGACGTTGCAGTCAACCCACGCGAAGTAACTGCCGAGGAGATTATCCGCTTCACTCAAGAGAGACAGATCGAGAATCTTTCCCTCATTGAGAATCGTCAAGCAGAGATTATTGAACTCGAAATCGACGAGGATAGTATTCTCACGAACCGCCCGATCGAAGAGAGCATTACTGACCTTCCCTCTGCAGTCGTCATAGGGGCAGTTACCCGTGACCGTGAGTTCATTGTACCTCGGGGTGACACCGTGATCAAGGCCGGTGATCACATCGTCCTGTTCGTTAGTACTGATATTGCATCAGACGTTATGAGTTATATTTGA
- a CDS encoding cation:proton antiporter regulatory subunit: protein MTVYESDLPGVGKKFEIEIDDEQRLVIVTHNTGKREVFLKASEGADSEKLFELPDRLARTVGTILEGAYFQPVQSEQVETMLAEGTFLEWYNVDDGAEIAGQTLADARVRERTGVSVAAIERAGSVVPSPQADTVIEVGDTLVVIGSQEDLQEFDALVSNDAANSE from the coding sequence ATGACTGTCTACGAGAGTGACCTTCCCGGCGTCGGGAAGAAATTCGAGATCGAAATCGACGACGAACAGCGACTCGTCATCGTCACGCACAATACCGGCAAGCGGGAGGTATTTCTCAAGGCCTCAGAGGGTGCTGACTCCGAGAAATTGTTCGAACTCCCTGACCGTCTGGCTCGAACTGTCGGGACTATTCTAGAAGGTGCGTATTTCCAGCCGGTGCAATCCGAACAGGTCGAGACGATGCTCGCAGAGGGGACGTTCTTGGAGTGGTACAACGTCGACGACGGGGCGGAGATCGCCGGCCAAACACTAGCGGACGCGCGTGTCCGTGAGCGAACGGGAGTGTCGGTTGCCGCCATCGAACGAGCTGGATCCGTGGTGCCATCACCACAAGCGGATACGGTTATCGAGGTCGGTGACACACTCGTGGTCATCGGCTCTCAGGAAGATTTGCAAGAGTTCGATGCGCTCGTCTCTAACGACGCCGCTAATTCCGAGTGA